In Struthio camelus isolate bStrCam1 chromosome 20, bStrCam1.hap1, whole genome shotgun sequence, the DNA window GACCCCCTTGCTGGGATGGGAGCCGAGGCTGAGCACGGCCCCCAGGCGCTCTGCAAGCGGCAGCGGGAGCACAgggccccggctgccggcactgccgccccgcgcggggaccctgcccgcggctgctgcccgcgctgcagcgcggcgcccgccggcccggctcgcAGGGAGCCTGGTACCGGCTGATCCTGGGGGAAACCGATTACCAAGGGACTGATTACGGAAGAATTTGTCCTGACTTGTGCTGCAAACAAATGCCGTGGCGCAGAGGGTCCCCTGTGTGCATGGGAAACGCACGCTTTGGCTACGCCTGTATTTTATttgaacagaagcagcaaaaaggtacagcacgtgtgtgtgtgtgtgtgtgtgtaggattatataccattttttaaatattttctcccaTTATCAATTATCGGGGGGCATTTCTGACGTGCTTGAACGCCCAGAGCAGCGAGCCGTCCCTGCGAAGCGGCCGCGTACCGTGGCCTTTTGCTTACTTCTTGGCTCTCTGCTCCGTTCCCAGCTTGGATTTTTGGAAGACTCCGGGTCGCTCTGCTCAGAAAGTCCTGCAAACGTCTCCTCGTGCCGTGCCAGGAGCCGGGCTGCTGCCCCCAGCTACCGGGCGCCTCCAAATGACGGTCCGCCAGCGGCGCCGGCTCTGGGGCTCGGCGCAGGGCGGTCTCCgctcggctcggcggcggccgcgggggaagGCGACGGCATCGCCGCTCCCCGGAGTCGTCCTGCCCCTTCCCCGCGGCTCCCGAGACCCGGCTCCCGGCCGGCGCCGGCGTCGGCGCCGCGTGCGTCCCCAGGGCCCAGAGCGGGCTGGCAGCGGCTCCTCGGGGCGCCGACCCCGCCAGGGAGGGGATTTGTGTCCTGTCGGCTCCGGTGACGCTTCCGCTGGCGGCGCCGAGGCGGcctgccggggcagcggcggccgcgacGAGCCCCCTTCCCAGCCCGTCGCCCGCCCGGGGCGCGTCGGGAGGAGATGGcggcgccctggcggcgccctcAGAGGTAGAGGGCCACCAGGACGTAGATGACCCAGCTGAAGGAGGCGAACAACCCGAAAAGCAGGCTGAAGAGGACGAGGGACTGGGTCTTTTTGGACGCCAGTTTTGCCTGCACCATGTCTCCTCGGCTGAGCGCGGCCCGGGTCTGGCGCGGGGAGGAGAAGCGGGGAGGTGAGGAGAGCCGGGGCGTCGGGGCCGTCCGCGCTCGATGCAAGCGGGGGCCGTGACCGAGCCGGCTGCCTGGCTCCCCCCGGCgaggagccggggccggagcgggaaGGGGAGGGTCGGCGGCCTTACCTCGTGCGAGTAGACGAGCGCGACCACCCCTGTGAGCAGGCAGCAGAAGAGGGTCACCAGCACCGACTCCACCATGTAGTCCTtgggcgggcgctgccggcggccggcggcggcgggcggcccggcgtcCAGCTGCCCGTCGTACTGCAAGGCAGAGCGGGCGGCGGGTgagcgcggccccccgccccgctgcccgagCCGCCGGCTCCCGGCTGGGTTtcgggccggcccggcgcccgttCGCTGCCGGCGGAGCCCGGGCGCGAGGGGCGGCTACGTACGATGGTGTAGGGCAGGGGGCCGGGCGGGAGGccgcggggcgcgcaggggcccggccccggctggtAGACGACGGGCTGGAAAGGCGGGAAGAGGAGGTGGACGCTCTTCGGGTCCGGCGGCGAGTACGGCGGCGGGTCCCCCGCCAAggccgcctcgccgccggccgccgcctccttgGCGGCTTCGTGGCCGGCGCCGGCCCTCGGCGgacccccggccgccgcctcgccgccgtcCGGCGTCGTCCGGAGCCCCCCGGGCGCGGCCGCGGCGTCGCCCTCCGCCGGCTCCGAGCCGCCCGGTGCCGCCGCGGGTCCTGCGGAGACGGGGAGGGAGGCGCGTGAGGAGAGGGGAGACGGCCGCGCAatggcggcgccggggggggggggggggcagagaggggggggccgcggccgggctgggcgTCGGGGCGTCGACGGGGcgccccttcccttccccgccggggtcgggggggaatttctgtatttctgggtttttttttttttttttttggtttttaatttccGCCCGGTTTCGCCAGCCCTGGGGACAGGCCCGggttggttgggggggggtgggaccTCGCCTCGGGGTGCCACCCGGGACCCCtgtgggattttgggggggggggtaaaggggaaggcggcggcgggtgaGCGGGGCTTACCTGGCTGCATGGCCGAGCCGCTCCCGGGCCGCCGCCGTgtccgccgccgcgcggggccgggccgtcaTTAATCATTGACGAGGGTGTTTGCCCACGGCTGTGTGCGCAGGGCCGTGCCAGCCGCCCCGGTGCCGTGCGGGGTCCGGCACcgctgcctccccccaccccaaccaccCCCAGGCGCGACGGGGTCCAgctgggcttggggggggggggggcagaacaTTTTGGGGAAAATGAGCCAAACGAGGGTGCGCTGGTGCCTAGCAAGGTAAATGCGTAATACGCTGCATGTGAGGTGTGTGTCGATTATATGCAGTTATAACTATGCGTGTTTGAATATGCAACAAATAAATGTATGAAAATATTGtaatttatttatacattttaacaCACATATTTGCATGTAGAGTGTGCTCTCGCTCTACCTACCTGTGCCCCTGAGTATTATAGGGATGTATATACACgcatgcacacccacccacccatccacACACCCACCCATGGGTGTGGCGTGCAAAGTGTATATGTGTGTCCATATATACAGACATAGTTATATACACGtttgtatatatgtaaatatatatctcCACATATACATATAAGCATATATACATGTGTCGGTATATGTATAAATACTCCttcgtcccccccacccccccccataTTTCGCAGCCCCGCGCTGTGCCCGGGACGGCGGCGGCCTCCGCCTGAGACCGGCGCAACTCGTGGCACCTGTTGCCCtcagcgcggccccgccccccgcgcaggCGCGCcgcggactacaactcccagcgtgCCCCGCGCGCGGCGCTGAGGGGccaccgcccccctccccccccaaccccggcccgccATGGCttccgcgggcagcggcggcggccccggccccgccgagccggaGCGGCCGCACCCCAAACCCTTCCTCATCGGCGTCAGCGGCGGCACCGCCAGCGGCAAggtgagcccccccccgccccccctccccgccgcgggtgCCGTGGGCCGGACCCTCGGCCGGTTTGTTTGGCGGCGGggaaggtgaggggggggggggtactggCCCGGCGCCGGCGGGTGCGATGAGCTCCGTGCGGCCTCAGCtagggcagcgccgccgccgccgccgtcaccaccctCATTGTGACAGTCAGGGCGGCCGGACCGGGCCGCAGGTAGGGACGGAGGGCGGGAGCCTCGTCGAGGGCGCTGGGCGCTCGGTCCGCGGCCTCCttcccgccgccgccttccccgggCGTCAGccgcgggctcgcgccagccccgcgcgcttTCCCAGGGAAGCGCGTTTGTCACCTGGCCGCGGTGCGGTGGAGCGACCCGCACATCTGTTTCCCAAAGGTTaccctttttgcctttttttttttttaaaggcagctcGAGAGGTGCTGGGAACGCCCGTTCTTAAAGCACGCTGTGGCCTTCTAGCGAAAGCAGCTACCCCGCTGTTTAAGCAACGCTAAGATAAGAAAGATGCTTGGAAGAAAGCCTTGGTCTTGTAAATTCTTTGCCGGCCCCGATAAGGGCAGGAACGAGAGATGCAGCATGCCTCTGACCCCATAAAGCTGTAACTCTACtccttgatttttctctctcccacctcccccctgcgtgctccttcctccACGGGGATGTTTCTAACTGCAGCCAAAGCCCCTACGTCGCAGAACAGAGGGAGGGTACTCATGCAGGCAAAGCCAGGCCAGCGATGTTGCTGGTTCCCCCGCTGTTTCCTGGACGAGAAGGCACCGTTTAGTTTTTGTGCTCTGTGTAGCAGAGATAATCCTTACCTACTTCCGCAGGCTGCTGTGAGCTTTCACGTTTGCAAAGCCGGGTGCAGAAGGCCGATGTGCCCGATTGCTTTGTGTGATCCGTTCCTTCTCAGTCCACAGTATGCGAGAAGATCATGGAGCTCTTGGGCCAAAACGAGGTGGACCATCGCCAGCGCAAGGTGGTCATTCTCAGCCAGGACAGGTTCTACAAGGTGCTCACCACCGACCAGAAGGCCAAGGCGTTGAAGGGGCAGTACAACTTTGATCACCCAGGTAAAGCTACCGAAATCAGGCGCACGTACACACGGGCGCTCCTCATATGGCTCAGGGGAAGGAGGCGTGCCTGCAAGGGGCACTGAATCTGTTTTGGAGGACAGCTGGGAGTGTTGTTCCTCTTACCGTTGGAACTGTAGCAAATCCTTCAGGGCAACCTGTAGCACCACAGGGGTGTTTGCGTTGCTTTCCCTGTTAATCAAGCCCCTGTGAAACCTCTCTTGCAATGAACCGCTCCCTCCTGCTTTGCTGCACCTCTCTGGTGGGTGGATGTTAGCTGCTGTCTGGAAGGGGGTTTTGCAAAGCATTTCCAGACTTTTAGCACGTAGAGACAGGCTATTGTAACATATTTGCTGTGCTGGGAGGTTGCAAGTTTTAAAGCTGCCTGCCACGAGGGTAGCAGCTTCTCTAGGCGTGACAGTTGTTAAAGCAGGCAGCAGAGTGTCTCTTGTCATTCATTTAATGTGTTACAAGACCACCAGTATTCAGGGAACAGACTGCCAGAAACTCTGTTACAAGGGTGAGCTGTTGCCAGGAGATCAAGTCTACTCGTGGTGATGTCTTATTGTGACTAAAGCTGTGCAAGCTTCTTCCTCTTGTCTTTTGAGGTTCAGTTTTACCAAATGCACACTAGAGCTAAAGCACAGTTGAATTGATGTTTGGAGACTGGCTGGGGTTTACTGAAAGGACTTGGAGAACAGGTAAAGTAATGGACAACCTGTAAGGCTAagccagaaagaacagaaatgcttCTTCCTTCCACGATTGTGTCTTTAAATTGCACGCATCACCGCCAGGAAATCTTGGAACTTGCACTGCTGCTGCAGGTGATAACTTCCGTTTTACCGCATCTTTGCGGAGTGATGCTGAAGAGTTGGAGAGCGTTCCAGCTTCTGTGGTGCTCTGTCTCCTCAGTTGCAGCTGTTGAAAGGCACTGAAATAAAACGCACAGAGCTCCAAGTCCTTTCCTGATGAATTCTTTTCCACGCAACAATGGGAAGAATGAGCTGCCTTTGTCCGAAGCATAATGTCTGTTGTGGTTTAAACAGGGTGGGTAACTCTCCTGAAAAGCCCTAAAAATGTCTGAGGttttctaaattacttttaaCTAACAGACTAAGAGAGacacacaaagaaataatttatgtAACTACCAAGTGGTAGGAATGACAACTTCACGGTTGGGTTCTTTATTTCAGTGTACTGTAGTTGCTTATAAACAACGAATTCTCTCTTCCTTGTCTTTGTAACCAAATACAGCAGTTATaatttggggtggggagggggtcagagTGCTGCTGGTGGGAAAGAATAAGCCAGAAGGTCCCTTTCCCATGGTGCAATACTAGACCGCGAATTTTTTCCTTCAGGACTAGAAAATCTGAGCAGAACATTTGGTATAGCGGCATctgaacttcttcctctttaTACCCTCCTCTTCCAGATGCTTTTGATAATGATTTGATGCATACAACCTTGAAAAATATTGTTGAGGGGAAAACAGTTGAAGTACCAACCTATGACTTCGTGACCCATTCTAGGTAGGTTTCAGCTCTGTGCCAAGTCTCTGGCTTGCATAGCCACCTCTGTTTGGTGCAGGAGCTGCCCCTGCTTACCACCTGGCCCTTAAAGACTCTTTGCATGTGGTACAAGAGCCATTTAACCAAgtgctgtgtgcttttttttttttttttttttcctttcttggcaGGCTGGCAGAGACAACAGTGGTTTATCCAGCTGATGTTGTTCTTTTTGAGGGGATCCTGGTCTTCTACAGTCAAGATATTAGGGACATGTTCCATCTCCGGCTCTTTGTCGACACAGATTCGGATGTCAGGCTGTCCCGCAGAGGTACTGCTCTGCTGTCACGCGGCAGTGTCAGCGTGGTGGTGCTCCTTATCCATCTTCACGTTCATGGTACAACTCATGGTTTCTTATTTTCCTGTTCCAGTTCTGCGAGATATGAAACGTGGGCGGGACCTTGAGCAGATCCTCACCCAGTACACGACGTTTGTCAAACCTGCCTTTGAGGAATTCTGTTTACCGGTACTAAATGTTTCACTAATTTGATTTGTGCTttttggggagagaaagaaaagggttgCCTGGGAATTAGCTGCACCGTAGGTGCAGCAATAGTGGCAACAGCTTTTGATACTGGTCTTTAATGAGTCCCACGCACTCCCCCTCCCTCATCTATTTATTTAATCACTGCAAGCTCTTTGTATTAGGAACCTAAGGTTGGTCCTTTCTGCTTGCAAAGCACCATGGTAATCTATAGCAACTATGCACATTTTCTCACTCCTCGCTGCCAAGGCTGTTTTAGCATGGGGCCTTTGACTGGAATGCTCCCATACCTCATTTATTCTTAAGTCTTGAGGGACAGGGGGGAAGTCTATTTATTTCCAGCAGACGCTTTCTCAACAAGGAATACTGATGAAACCTGAGGCAGATCATTATACAGTCTGCTTGTTATGCCATACAATGCAAGGCCAATTTAGGTGCTCACATAGTCATCCTATTAATTTGTAAAAGCCTTTGAGAACAAAATCCTGTATGTAGATTAAAGAAGATGGAAAAGACTAGCCCAGGTGTCTCTTGTTCTAGATAAAAGCAATGCTGAGGTTGTAAAGGTACTCACTAAAAATGCTCAAATTGCTAACTGATTtataagttggggggggggggaactatgGATTTTATaggtggttaaaaaaaatcaataaaaacctCGTCAGAGGCAGGAAGGAATTTCACATGCACATTAGGGGCCTTAGCTCTCAGCAGAGATTTAGTAATGGCTTGTGAAATGCTGATTAGAACCAACTCTTACCAAACAGACCTCAGCCTTGAAACCCTTGTACCACGCAAAACAGACAATCCGTTTCAAGGCAACATACTCTTCAAAAGGGCGTAACAAGTACTCCCACACTTGACCTACCTGGTCAAGTGTCTACCTGGCTTTTACCTGGTGATTCGTTACAAAGGGACAGTAGGAAGATGTTCCTGACCTTACATCCACTGTATGTTACCTGGTACAattttttcagttcatttagaTACTGCCTTGGCAGCAAGCTTTAACTTGCAACACAAGAGcattaaaataagtttaaaaaaaaaaaaaagaaaggaaaaagaaaacgcCATCTTTGCGCTCAGATTTCAGGTGCTTGGTAGTTTCTTCCTTGCCTATAACTGGCTTTTCCCAGTAACAGTCTCTACCACCATTTCTGTTTTGCAGACAAAGAAGTATGCAGATGTGATCATCCCCCGAGGTGTTGACAACATGGGTAAAAGGGAGTTCAATTCTCTGGCTTTAGGGAACCCACCGTTGGGGTTGGCTGTGGGGAAGTGACAGTGTGTGGGGTACACCACTGCCCTGCTGGCATGCTTATAATGAAAGGTGTTTTGTTGGAGGGATGCAGGGGAGGGAGTTGCTCAGAGCCTGGCCTGGATTTTCAGCCACTCAGTCTACGAAGGACTGGAACATGTTATACACGACTGGAGGGGCAAAGCAGGATGCTGGTTTTAGAAGCTGGCATTGCAATTGTCTGCCTCTATTGAGGTTTGACCTCACTGCCGAAGGCAGGCATAGTTTCATTGAAGGGCCTGCTGTTAGTTTATGCATTTGAGTTGGACAGGGTTGGATGCTCCACCTTTTTTTTGGATAGCTCAGCCAAGAATGTGTCCTGTACTCGCTGTTCCTCTCTGCAGTTGCTATAAACCTCATAGTGCAGCACATTCAAGACATCCTGAATGGAGACATCTGCAAGTGGCAGCGAGGGGCAATGAATGGACATGGTCGGACCTACAAGCGCCCGTTCCCTGAACAAGCAGAAAGCAGCAacgtgctggcagctggcaaACGGTCCCATCTGGAGTCCAGCAGCCGTCCTCACTAACCTGCTAGAGTCTGAAGGGTTTGCCTCTGATCCAGACAACTGGCCAAGAAaactttgggaaagaaaaactatTAATAAATGGTTTGTGAAGTGCCCTTTCAATGGTCATAGCAGCAGAAGGGATACTGGTGCGAAACCtcgcagagaggagaggaaggagttgGACTActgcccctctccctgctgaAAACCCTCCCCTTTCTCCCTAGGCCGTCTGGCTCTATTATGTTACTCATTGAACTGGTTAGAGGCAgctcttcttgcctttttttaaaagttttcaaagTGGCATCTAATGCTGTAAAGTCTCCCCTGAAAGTTAAGCACTACCACGTGTTTAACAAGATATCCCATTTCCATGATGCTGCTCTTCCTTAGCAGGAAAAttagctgtgttttctttttcttttttttttccctaaaaggaAAACAGTCTCTCTTGTCAGACCATGTTAATTTAAACAAGCAGGTGCAGTCTTTATTCTTCTCCACCTGCTCTTTGGGACCTTGAGACCTAGTTCTGGCACTGCTTTCCTGCTGACCAGCCTCCTTTATCACGTgtagcagctgtggagcaggaggCCTGACCTTATGAACACAACTGTAGCAGAATCTCTTCCCCAAGCTAGAGGAGAAACAAAGGCTCTCCGGGACAAAAGGGAACCTACAGTTCATCAAGAGGACAGGCCTGAGAAGCAGTGTGATTCTGGTTCATAATCTCTACCTTCTGAGGCTCCTGAACCTTGCTACACTGTATGTAGGTGAGGCTTTCCTTTTTGTACCCAAATAAAAGTCTCCTTTACCATAGTTATTGAATAGTGAGCGCCAGCTGGATTGAGTTGCTCACTTGGAAAAATAAACCTGACCTTGTCAGGTTTAGTGGCTTTGAGGACACTTCTGTACTGATGGTTCCAGGTTCTGCTGGGCAGAATCGATCCACTTACAGAACTGGGTGGTGAaatctgcaaaggggaaagatgTTGCAAAACCCTCCTTCTGATAGTACAAACAGCTATCTATCTGCACACGTTTCTACCCTGAGTAGAGTCAAAGTGCTTACCTTTCACTTGAGCAGTTTTAAACTCATGAACGTTCTGGTTTTTCTAAAAAGAACATAGGAGGCTGGAAGTATATACAGTGATATCCCTATTTCTGTAATGTACCCCAGATAAATGAAACCACAGCAACATAGTTTCTGGAAAACTTCTGAAATGAAGCATCAGTTGGGCCTCTCAAAGTATCTATGTTGTAGCTTTCTGTCACTGAGTCTGCATTTAGAGTAGTTGTAATGGGGAGGGAAATGTTATTAAGAGGAACTTTTTCGTATTTGCTAGTTTTCTAAAACGAAGGTCTGGCTGTGTTGCCTGTGGATGTGTTGCTTTGGCtaataaacaaatgaacaaacagtgAGCAGAAATTGCCctttttttgtaatatataaaaGGTGTTTGTGCTACTTCTGCTACAGCAACTCAAACATACCAAAAGGAACACTTTTGGCAGTCCTCTTATACTCATCGTATTCTTATACTCAACTTCTTTCTCCCTCTAAGGTCAGCTCAACATTGTTAGCTTCATTTCCGTAATGGCTGAAGCtttagagaaaagaataaaaatgcagtctGCACTGTCATCCCTATAGCATCTACAACACAGTAGAAAGCAGTAGAGGTTGGTTAGCTATCTGCTAGAGAACACCATGGCTCAGTGGTATGTGTgctgaggagagaggggaaagcagGTCATTTCGTGACTGCTGCTGAGCTCTTTTTAGATCAGGGTGACAGACTAACTTAGAGCATGAGCTACTTCACTGAAGCATTAGCCATCAGAGCACCTTTAAGGAGTAGCAAAATAGTCACTAAACTCTCCTTTGAATGAATCTAGTGTTTGATCATACCTTCTTAGTAGGGGAGAAGATCAAGGCAGCCTTGAACAGCATTTGTTACAGCAGTAGGGAGCTCTACAGTTAAAAACACCCTGGTCAGTCTAGACTGCTGTTCTGGGTAAGCTTTAATCGCTATTGCAAGATAATGCAATATCTGCTGCagccaccaaaaagaaaaaaaaaaaacccaccaacagcACAACCTGGCCTGAGTACTATACCCATTGTTGAAAACCGGTAGAGTGAGCTGCTACAGGTTCTCCAGTAACTGGTTCTGTGTGAAGGAAGCCAGGCCTCATCTTACATGCTGCTACCCTGTGCATTCCTCTGCTGATAGAAGTCACAGTAGGAGCTGAATTATCTATGAAATTAGAATTAGAATTATCTATTACCCTGAACCCAAATCTACACGTTAGAGCAGATTTCCTTTCAGCATTATCAGTTCTACCTTGCTCAAAGTTCCTCTTTCTAAGAGATCTGAAGTGTAACCCTGTAGCCCAGTAAATACAGTACTGCCATTGCTAttaacaggccacaggctttgtacTAACTCTGCAAGGCCTCAGGCGCTGTCTCGCTGACTTTTCTCTTGGCCTGCCTGGAGGTTTGTTTTTAAGCTAGTTTAGctgtaacagctttttttttttctttctttaaaaaaaaaaaaaaacaccctaatttgttttatttttgcttaggcTTATAAAAATTATGGTTATACTACATGCTTATACACAGATAATAGTAACAAGTCATTAGTGGATGGAGACGGAACTATTTATAATCCTAGCATAAAGTCATAGTGCAGAGAAATAAGGATGATGACAGCAAAGGCTGTAATCGTGGGGCACTGAATTTAGTGTAGAGGACTAAAAGCACGGGATGATACTGGAGACGGTAGGGCTAATTACTGGTAGTTAAAGAAATGTGAACTTTCGCACTGaacaaacactgttttttttttgtttgtttgtttttgtttttttaggagAAAAGAGAACCAACCCAGTATCTGGAAGACTGTTCATCTAGAGTAACTTCTGTTGTAACATGGCATTGAAgaccaaggaaaacaaacagagcaTGATGTAAAAGCGCTAGGAAACGTGCAACATAGaaaccatcatcatcatcagcctcccagcaaagaggaagaagaaaccccTGTCATCAACATCATACTCTGCCCAGCAAAGGACCTAGGATGCTGACAAATTGCTATAACCACCCTCTGGACTGAAGCCAGCAACCTTACAACCCTGAGGTAGAGTGGAAAGGGGCAAATAACAGACGTAGGGACTGGGAAGCATGGTCCTAACCACTTCAGCTATTACCACTGAGACCTTTTCTGTAAcagtattcttttatttttttctttttttttttcctgttttaattaaCGCTGGACTGATGCCAATTATTCAATAGGCCTGAAAAGATTTCAATCATCCTAACACtaaattcttggctttgcaaaaaaggtgtccttttttttttttttttttttttcctttttttgttgcccCCTAACAAGCTTGTCAGTGTAACAGGCTGTTACCGTTTCCGGATGAGGATGTTCCAGCTGTCCTTCCAGCGCAAATCCTTGAGCTCAGCAACTGATAGAGCGGGTTCCCCGTAAGTCACAGGGCTGAACGTGCAGTAGACAAGGTAAACTGAAGAGAACCAGGCTACAATCAATGCACTGAACATACTTTTGGAAAGCAGCGATCTGGGATGCAgttgggggagagaggagagaaagagaattcAATTTACATCAAAGCCTATCCAAACACTCCCTCCAACTGCAAGAGGCAGATAAAAGTGCCTGTCTTTTCTACAGGAAAAGGCCAAAATGTGGCCACAGCCATGTTGGAATAAAGacattactggaaaaaaagaaaaaaacccaaaaaacaacaacaaaacccccacaaATCTACTGCTTTCCTACAATAGCTTGCCCAGAGGATAGCGCTGGAGGAAAGAACCATTTCACTTGTTTTGTCCTTATCTGTTAAAACTGTGTGATGACCCAGATACCTGCAGAGATGATTGCTGAGGTGCTGCAATACAATGGGAATCAAGAGAATCTGGAATGTGAGGGCAGGTAGGTAGTGGTACAGGAAAAGCGTTTTCTCCATCACGAAGAAGGGCAGGTAATTCACAGCCCAGCCTCCAACACAGATCCCCCCAGCTGATAGCCAGAGCTGCCATGCATCTGCAACAGAGAGAGGAGAACATCTCTGACCCTGAtaccatcttaaaaaaaagatgTCCTTGGAAGCTTAAAAGCCTCTAAGAGGTCACCTACTTGCCAGTTTGTAGTCTCTACAGTTTGTGTTAATGAAACCTTTAACTTGACCACACTCCACAATGGAGGGAAATGCTGAAATTATGTCATGCTTTTATGACGTACATATCAAGACAGACCCAACGCTAAAATGAGGCAGCTTCACAGCACGACAGCAGAACGCACTTCCAGAAAGGTTAGGGTAAAACAGGCCATGCATTGGAGATGACACCTCTTTCAGAAAGaccacatttaaataaataaccaCACACAGTCAGTATCTTCCtctatttcttttaaatcagtcACCAAGGTTCTCAGCAGATTCCCAGTCTGATGCCGGGCGATTTCTCTCATCCAGGGACTCAAATATTATGTTGGCTACTCTATTGTTTCCCAAAGTACTTCTTGCTgggcaggaagaagaggaagtaCTCCAGATGCCTGTGTGTcccaaataaaaatttcagagcCACTGCACAGGAAAAGGTGCTAACATAGCTAAATACACAGCTGGAAAAACGTGGCTCTGGCCCCATTAAAGTTTAGTAGAACAAGGGAACCCGTTTCTATGGAATCAGACCTTCAGGAACGTCGTAAATTCTTCTCCTTCGTCGTACCAAGTACCACAGTGACAAACACATGTAGATCAGAGCAGCAACATTAGCTGAAGCCCAGGTGAGAACATTCCCAATGAGGTGGatctgagcctgcaggagaggagaTGATCTGAGCCAGAAGAAGGAACACGCCACAGTTCTTTTAGATAAGTTCAATTGTTACCCATGTACACTTGCTAAATTACAAGTTCAGAAGGTACCTGGCTAGTAACCTGGTCTTTCTTGGAACAAAGCAACCTGATAAATGTTGATGCTCTTAAGacttttgttatgttttgttttgtttttttaatgtaggacATTTAAAAGATGCTACTGAAGACAAACTCATCTTCTAAATAGAATCAGTAATGGAAACTATTaaattgaagtttaaaaaaaaaaagtgcaagtagTAGtgtgatttcattaaaataaaccaTTGTAAAATATGTcgcatgtcaaaaaaaaaaaaaagacattgccctgggaaaaaaattatttgctttgaaACACCTACGATTCTTAACACAATAAGAGTCCATTCCAGACCACTTCTTTGGATTCAACTCTAactgcagccctgctctcac includes these proteins:
- the PRRT1B gene encoding proline rich transmembrane protein 1B; this translates as MQPGPAAAPGGSEPAEGDAAAAPGGLRTTPDGGEAAAGGPPRAGAGHEAAKEAAAGGEAALAGDPPPYSPPDPKSVHLLFPPFQPVVYQPGPGPCAPRGLPPGPLPYTIYDGQLDAGPPAAAGRRQRPPKDYMVESVLVTLFCCLLTGVVALVYSHETRAALSRGDMVQAKLASKKTQSLVLFSLLFGLFASFSWVIYVLVALYL
- the UCK1 gene encoding uridine-cytidine kinase 1, with the protein product MASAGSGGGPGPAEPERPHPKPFLIGVSGGTASGKSTVCEKIMELLGQNEVDHRQRKVVILSQDRFYKVLTTDQKAKALKGQYNFDHPDAFDNDLMHTTLKNIVEGKTVEVPTYDFVTHSRLAETTVVYPADVVLFEGILVFYSQDIRDMFHLRLFVDTDSDVRLSRRVLRDMKRGRDLEQILTQYTTFVKPAFEEFCLPTKKYADVIIPRGVDNMVAINLIVQHIQDILNGDICKWQRGAMNGHGRTYKRPFPEQAESSNVLAAGKRSHLESSSRPH